TGGGCCTCGGAACGGATGCTGCGGTTTGTTAACTCCACCGAGAATCGACGTCTTCCATCTGCGATGCAACTAACCGAAGATGACGCTGGTATGTTGAACGCGATGATCTTCGGAGACCGCACGAGGCTCAATCATTCTCTTCGGCTGGGGTTTGAGCGCACGGGTTCTTTCCATCTCTTTGTCGTCTCCGGAATGCACGTGGCGTTGCTGGCCGGGATGGTGTTCTGGATATTCGAAAAACTTCGACTCCACCGGTGGCTATCGACCATTCTTACGCTCGCATTAATGACGATCTATGCGTTGCTGACAGGCTTTGGCGCTCCCGTACAGCGTGCACTCTTCATGACCGCGGTCTTTCTTATAGCTCGTCTGCTATCGCGCAAAGGAAACGTGCTCAACGCACTTGGCGCCGCTGCGCTGGCTGAGCTTGTATGGTCCCCGGGGAGCCTCTTCGAAGCCAGCTTTCAGATGACCTTCCTTGCCATTGTCGCGATTGCGGGTATCGCAGTACCTCTAGGGGAACGGACATTTTTGCCCTATACCCGCGTCGCACAAAGGCTGGGCGATTTGTGGTGGGACCCTGTTCTTCCACCTCGCCTGGCACAGCTGCGCGTCATGCTGCGCATGTGGGGCGAAGCTCTTGCGGGGATACTCGGGCATTGGGCAGGTTCTTTACCCGGAATCATTTTGCGCTGCCTTCTCTTCTTTGCAGAGCTTGTGCTGATTGGCCTCATCGCTGAGATGATCATGGCGCTCCCGATGGCCATGTACTTCCATCGCGCCACGATCTTTGCCCTGCCAGCCAACATCCTGACCATCCCCATTGTCAGCCTACTTGCTCCCGCTGCGATCATCACATTCTGCGCTACGCTCCTCAGTCCGTGGCTCGCGCTCCTCCCTGCTGCGGGGACTGCCTTGCTGCTGCATGGAATCGTATGGTCGATTGAGCGTGTGAGCCGTCTGCAATCTGCCGATCTGCGTGTACCTGGGCCTGTGTGGTGGATTGCAGCTGTTGCTCTAATGATCTGGTTACTCTGCTGTTGGGCCGTACGAAGATCGCGGGCCTGGACATGGGCCGCGGGCATTGCACTGCCACTGGTCTTCGCTGCGATCCTATGGCCAGAGAAGCCTCTGATCCATCCTGGAGCACTCGAGATCACGGCGATTGATGTTGGCCAGGGAGATTCATTGTTGGTTGTCAGTCCCCAAGGAGACGCCATGCTGGTCGATGCCGGCGGGCCGGTAGGCGGATTGACGGAAGCTGCCGCAGCGACCAGCACCTTCGATGTGGGAGAAGAGGTGGTTTCGCCCTACCTGTGGTCCCGGAGAATCCGCAGACTCGATGTACTCGTGCTGAGCCATGCGCACAGCGATCACATGGGAGGGATGACGGCCGTCATGCGCAGCTTCCATCCGCGTGAGCTGTGGGTCGCAGTCGATCCTGATTCCGAAGCTTATCGTGCGCTTCTGAAAGAAGCAGCAGAGTTGCACGTTACGGTAAGACATCTGCGCGCAGGAAACAACGTTGAGTGGAGCGGAACCACAATAAAAGTGCTCTCTCCACAGAGTAACTACACAAATTCAGGAGACCCGGCGAATAACGACTCACTGGTGATGCGGGTCGAGTATGGCAAGGCCTCTGTGCTTCTGGAAGGAGATGCTGAAGCTGCGAGCGAGCAGGCCATGCTGGCTCGTGGACTTGCTCCAATCACCCTATTGAAGGTGGGGCACCACGGCAGCCGAACCTCGACCACGCCGGAGTTCTTCTCTGCGCTCGCGCCCAAGGATGCAATTGTCTCGGTGGGCAAAAACAATACCTTCGGGCATCCACGCATGGAGGTCATCGAACGAATCGCAGCCGGAGGAACCCGGCTCTACCGAACCGACGAGTTTGGCCTTACGACATTCCTTCTGGAACAAAGCGGAGCGATTCGCGAGCTTGCGGAGCCGGACCAGGATGTCTTCAAGTAGGCCATATCGTGCGTCGTACTTGCAGCCCCCCTCCCCCATTCACCTATAAGGTATTTATTTTTAGTAACATACGCGATCTAAACGAGACAAAATATAGAAAACAAGGGGTTTAACTATCAAAATATAGAAAAATAAGGGCTTATCCTCTTCCCTGAATTGAGAAAACCTATTTTTCTCCCTACATTCAGTCTAGCGAAACAAGAAGGGCTTATCCGCACTTTGGGCTGTCTTCATTAGGGGTTACTTTTCAATGATTTAGAGGGATTTCCTCAAATGCAGGGGCTTGACATGATTTCTCGAGCGGGGATTCTTTCGCACGGGGTCAGATTCAGATATCTGATTGGTTACAGCTGGATTTTGCTGGGGTCTATCGAGGGTTTGGGGTATTTGAGCTTGAGGGACTTCATCACCTCAACCAAGATCTGAGAGATAGCAACATTGCGATACCACTTGTGATCCGACGGGATGATGAACCAAGGGGCGTGTTTCCGACTTGTGGCAGGGATAACGTAGTTATACGCCTCTTCGTACCGGGGCCAGAACTCGCGCTCACGAAAGTCGCTCTCGGAGAGCTTCCAGTGCTTATCCGGAGTATCGATACGGGACTGAAGGCGTCGGGTCTGCTCCTCACGAGAGATATGAAGAAAGAATTTGAGAATGACGACATCATTCTCGTGGAGCATTGACTCAAACTTCACGATGTCTTCTGCACGCTCGCGGAGCTTCGCGTCAGGAATGAGTTTATGAACGCGAGGGACAAGGACGTCCTCGTAATGAGAGCGGTTGAAGATCTGAATCATGCCATGCGGAGGAACCTGGGCATGAACGCGCCAGAGAAAATCATGGCGAGCCTCTAATGGCGTAGGTACTTTGAAGGAGGAGACGTTACATCCCTGCGGATTGATTCCGGAGAAGATGTGACTGATCGTGCCATCCTTACCGGCTGTATCCATGCCCTGAAGAACGATGAGGAGCGCCTTCTGCTGGCTGGCGTAAAAGGTCTCCTGCAAACCGGACAGCTTTTCCCGGTGTTCCATGAGAACAGTTTTGGCAGAGCCTTCGTTTCTGAAGGCCCCTGTCTCACCAGTCGCAATACGCGATAGTTTGAGCTTCGCTTTGGGCTTAACCAGGTAAGGTGATTTGAGCTTCATTCCGATGAGCGGGGCTTAGCCTTGCGTCTGGAACCGGGGAAAGTACAGGGAAGCACGGTAAACGCACATGCTTCCACGTAAGCAGCTTACTTAGTGGTCTCTTCCGGCTTCGTGGCGTGCGTTTCAGTAGGCTTGTTCATCTCTTCGGTGACGCCCTTCATGCCTTCTTTGAAGCCGCGAAGGCCCTCTCCGAGTCCTTTGCCGAGCTCAGGCAGCTTTTTTCCACCAAAGAGCACAAGCACGACGACTGCGAGAACAATCAGATGCGTCGGTGTAAATAGTTCACCCATGAATATCTCCCTTGCGCCGCTGTTTATCCTCCCTTCAGAAGAGGGGTAAACAGCGATACGGACTATTGTCGCACACGAACGGGGTGGGTGGGGATGAAGGCGCCTGTGTCGTTCCGCGCCAGAATGGGTTCCCAGGCTCATAGGTTCGTAAGGTACAGTGGCTCCTTGACTTCGCGCTCCAGACGAAAAGACGAGATTTCAGGAGCTTTCAAAGGAAGAAATCTGACGCGCAGAGCACAGGTTGCCCGAACGTTATATCTTGGAAGAGTAAGCGGAAATGCAGGAGCAGATGTTGGACAAGAAGACGAAGGAATTTTTGTTGCCCAAAGAGACCAAGAAGGCTCGGGGATTTAGCCGTGTATGCATGATGGGAGCGATGGCGGTGACACTGCTCTCAACCGGAGCTGCCGTCGCGCAGAACGCTCAGCTAGACACATCGCAAACCGCACCGAGGCCGAAGCCTAAATTCGGCATGATCGCTCCGGTGACCTACGACAACAAATACGAACTTTATGGCGGCATCAACCTGATGACCTTTCAGGCGGGCCAGAACCTCCCCAAGCGCATGAACCTGGCCGGCGGTGAGGTGCTAATGACCTATTGGCTTACGCCGAAGTGGGGTCTGGGCGGAGAGTGGCGCGGCGAATGGGGCACCACGCCGGTAAAACCAAACACCGTCTTCAATGGCCGAGCACTGGCCTCGCTGAACGGTGGAATGCTTGGAGCGCAGTATCGCGGGCCGAAGAACCAGTATGCCGCGTTGAACTTCCACGGCTATGCGGGAGCCATGTACGGCAAGTTTGATTACACGGCCAACCCAACGGTCATGGGAATGTATACCAACCGAACGAAACCTATGGCAGCCCTGGGAGCCAGCGTGGACATCAACCATTCGAAGAACATGGCTATCCGAATTTCGCCAGACCTGATTCTGGAACACTTCGGTTCGGAGACGAGACAGTTCTTTTCGATCTCCGGCGGCGTCGTATACAGGTTCGGAAAACGATAAAAACAACAAACCTAAAAAGGCGGGCTCGAACGAGCCCGCCTTTTGCTATGTCCCGAACTTTTAACCGGGTCTAGCTGTTTCCTGGCTGGAGGAAGCTGGGAGCGACAGGATTTTCGTAAACGGAGTAGTCACGGGTCACAACGGTTAGTCCGCTGGAAGAGACGAAGTAGTTCTTCTTATCCTCCTGGGGGTCGTAACCGATGACGGTTCCATCAGGAATGTGAACGTCACGATCGATGATGGCATGCCGGATACGGCAGTGGCGACCGATGTTGACGTGCGAAAAGACGACGGAGGAATCGACGTCGGCGTAGGAATTGATGCGGACATCGTGGGACATGACGGAGTTGCGGACGACAGCTCCGGAGATGATGGACCCACCGGATACGATGGAGTTGATAGCCATGCCGGTGCGTCCGGGCTCGCCGAAGACAAACTTGGCAGGAGGGTACTGATACGGGCGGGTCCGCATCGGCCAGGACTTGTCGTATAGATTGAAGGTCGGGGAGACAGAGGCCACGTCCATATTGGCTTCGTAGTAGGCCTCGAGGGTGCCAACATCGCGCCAGTAGAGCGCTTTCTGCTTGTTCTCGTCGACAAAATTATAAGCGTGCATCTTATAGCGACCAAGCAACTTAGGCAGGATATTGTGGCCAAAATCATGCTTGGATTGGGGGTCGTCGGCGTCCCGAAGCAGCTCCGGCAGCAGAACATCGGTATTGAAGAGATAGATGCCCATCGAGGCATCGACCATCTCGGGATTGAAGGGAGAACGAAGGCTGGTTTCCTTGGGCTTTTCGATAAAGCCGGTAACTTCCCCATTCCGAGCCACCTCGACGACCCCGAAGGAAGAGACTTCACTGGGGTTGATGGGCAATGTGGCGATGGTGACATCGGCCCCCGAGTCCTGATGCTGCTGGAGCATCAGGGCATAGTTCATCTTATAAATATGGTCGCCGGAGAGAATGAGGACGTATTTGGGCTGTTCGGAGCCAATGGAATAGATGTTCTGATAGACCGCATCGGCTGTTCCCTGATACCAGGATTTAGAGACGCGCTGCATGGGGGGAAGGATCTCGATGAATTCGCCAAGCTCGGATCCGACGACCGAACCCCAGCCTTCGCGGATATGGCGGTTGAGCGAAAGAGCCTTGTACTGGGTGAGGATGTAGACCTTGCGGAGATCTGAATTGATGCAGTTCGACAGGGTGATATCGATGATGCGGTACTGCCCGGCAAATGGCACGGCCGGTTTCGCGCGATCGCGGGTGAGGGGGAAGAGACGTTCACCGGCACCACCGGCAAGCAGAACACCAAGCGTATCTTTCATCATCAAGCGACCTCATGTTTTGGTCCTTCTGGGACCGTCAGTGTTGGATGCACAAAACAGCGAACGCGTCCGGGGAGAATCGTGAGTCTACCATGATGGTATTGACGATGGTGCAGAAAACAATTGGGCAGTGCCAGAATTAAACGAGAAACGGGCATCCCAAGGACGCCCGTTTCCGCTCATCGATGTTGATCTACGCTTCGTCTCCGGATTCGTCGACGCTGATACGAAGAGATTTGAGGAAATTGAGATCGCTGAGGCTAAACGGACCATCCGCCTCACCGGCGGCCTCTTCAGTTTCAGGAGATGAGGAATCGACCTCATTGAGCCCGATGGTGGCCTCGAGCATGAGCAGAACATCGAAACCCTGCTCACGGATATCCTTCACAACGATGGCAATATCTTCAGACTCAGAGACTGTCTCGTGAATTGCCTCGCCAAGTTTCTGGATGAGCTGTTTAATCTTCTGATTCAATGCCACCTCCGGGCTGCTCGATATGCAACTGACCTCGCATCGGGTATTCCCGGCTGAACTAAACCGGCGGGAACGGCATTGCGGGCACTGCTCACTGAGGACAGAATACCCCCAGCGTCAAGGGCACGCAATGGATTTGCATCCTGCTTGATTCGCCCCTTTGCCATCTGTTTTTTAGATGCGGATGGATTGAGGCCGCGTTTCTCCGACTACCTGCCTGGGGGCTTTTCCCGGAGAAGACTAAACCGCTACACTCAACGCATGGACTCGGTACGCTTTGGCCGCGCGTTGGGAATTGGGGCGCGAGCCGCCGCTAAAACACTGGTGACGGCTGTCGACGCAGCAACTGCGCCGAATCCATCGGCGAAGCCTCAAGACCAATCAACGGTTCGACCAACACCGGGCAGCAGCCAGGTTTCTGCTCCAACGCCAACGGGAACCCGTACGGCCCAGCAGGTGACCCGCACCGTGGAACAGGCACGACGGACCACCGAAGGCGTAGCCCGAGGAGGAAAGCGCTTCGGCGAGGCCGTATGGAGGCCGTTTGTACGGCTTTCGGGAGTGCTGTGGCTGGAGTTCACCGGGGTCTTCTTCGGAATCTTTGCCCTTTATGCCGGCAGTGGAGCATGGAAGCTGCGCGGAGAGATCCATGAGACGGCAACCAATCACGATGCCCATATGCACTTCCTGATGGCGACGATCATGGCGCTGGTTTTTATGTATTTCTGTGTGAGCAGTTTTCTGCGGGCAAGCCGCAAAGGACGAGCGCGATAGCCCTAGTCCGGCTCTCCATGATGAAGAATCATCTCGGCAATCTCTTCCGCGCGCTCTAAAGTGATGCCATTACGCTGCTCGATGGCCAAGGGATGGTTGGGATCACTGATGGTGAACTGAGGTCGCTCGCCTACGGGCTGAGTGTGGATGTTCACCTCAAGGTTGAGGGTACTGCCAAAAAGGAAGATGTCGGAGTTGAGCCAGCCGGGAAAAGACGGTTCGTTCTCGCGGCCCGGGGTGTTCCAGAGTTCGTTGGCGCGCAGGAAGGATTTTGGGCTGACTTCGGCCCAGACTCCCCAGACAAAGGGCTCAGCGGAGTCAAGAATGGGGAGAAGGATGCGGCCGCGGAGGTAAAAATCTTTGCCATCGATGACACATTGGTCAGGAGTCATCACGATGCGCCGGTCGCGCTCTTCTGGCGGGACCGCGAGGACGGCCTGAGGAGCATTAACGCTGTACTGCAAGGGCAATTCATGGCGCTGGCCACAGACCGTACAGGCAAATCCGGTATGCAGATCAGTACTCATTTCATTATTGTTTCACAGGCGCATACAGTAAGTGAGCGATGCCGCCCTTGCATCGACGCGGAATTTTGGAGATGATGCCATCGTGCTTACCGGAAGCATCCCGTCCGCGGAAATGGGCTCAGCCCACCGGCCAGCCGTTTCCAACCTGAGACCTGACTTCCTGCCCGAAGCTTGCGGACCACGGGCGCATATGAGGAGGAAAGGTTATGACTACAGTATCGAGGGGAATCCCTGAGCATCCGCATCTCGATGTGCCGAAACGCGAGGCACGTGAGCTTTTGAATCAATGCCGAAAGGGCGAACGGGATGCACTTGAACGTATTCGCCGCCGTCATCCAAAGTTCGATAAGGCAACAGACGATGCGATCGTCAGTGAGCTCAAGTTGAGCGACACGCAGCTTGTGATTGCGCGCGAATATGGTCTATCGAACTGGACAATACTGAAGCAGCGGATCGCGGAGAATACCGCGGCCGGCGCTCTGCGGGAAGCGATTCGGTCGGATGACAGAGACGCAGTAATGACGATTCTGAGAGCTAGCCCAGAGATGCTGCACCTGCCGGTATGGAGTGGGAACTGGGGTCCTCCAATGAGCCATGCTGCCAACCTTGGAAGGCTGGAGATTATTAAGGCATGTGCGGAGCTCGGGGCGCGCGACTATCAGCACGCATTCGGTCGCGCGTTATTACAAGGACAGGTGGAATGTGCAGAATGGCTGCACGCTCATGGTGCAACGCTTGCACCTGGAATCATCATGGGCTCGTGCGAGACCTTGAATGTCGCGGGGTTCAAGTTTCTGCTCGATGCAGGTGCGGCAATCACCGACGGACATGGAGACAGGATGGCTCCTTTGGCTCTCGTGCTCGAAACATACTCGCGCCATCCTTCCGGAAAGCACGCGATCCTGAAGCTGTTTGCGGAGCGCGGCTACCATCTGCCGGATACACCGATAATGGCGCTTCATCGTGGCGATATCGCCCGACTGGAGCAGCACCTGCATCGTAATCCGCTGATGCTGGAGAGACGATTCAGCCTGCAAGAAATCTATCCGGCAGAGTGTGGATGCGCTCCCAATGGACTGTCAGGGCTGCATTGGACTCCAATCAACGGCACGACCCTGCTGCATCTCGCAATCGATTTTCGTGAGCGTGAGATTTTCGAGTGGTTGCTGATGCACGGTGCCGATGTGAACGCCCGTGCGATGGTCGATAGCGACGGTTTCGGAGGGCATACACCTCTGTTCAACACGGTCGTAGGCGGACCAGGATCGGATGCCACGATGGCGCGCACCCTCCTGGAGCGTGGTGCGGAGAGAGACGCCCGGGCAAGCCTGCGAAAGTTTCTGGACTGGATTGCAGACCCGCGTTGGTACGAGGCACGGAACGTGACACCAGCGGAGTGGGGCCACGGGTTTCCTGAGAAGAATTGGGTGAACATCGAGGTCTTGCGGGTGGTCGATTCTGCCTAGAAGCTGTTGTTTTTTTAGGGATGCCGGGCTACAGGTGTCATCCTGAGCGAAGTTTGGCATGCGCCAAACGAAGTCGAAGGATCTGCGGTTCTTTGCAGGCGATTTCCAGCCCCAAACCCGCAGATCCTTCGACTCGCTCCGCTCCCTCAGGATGACACTTCTTCTTGATCCTGCAAGCCTCTATGCGAGACAAAGGTTACACTTCGTCATGGCTAAACCACCGGAGAAGAGTGCGGTAAAAAGTGCAAAGACAAGCTCCGGGATTCCTGTGGACGTGACGTATAGCGCAGGACAACCAGCAGATTTCGATCCGGCCGCACAGCTAGGCAACCCCGGAGAGTTTCCATTCACGCGCGGTATCCAGCCGACGATGTATCGCGGCAGACTGTGGACGATGCGTCAGTACGCAGGAATGGGAGACGCAGAGGAGTCGAACCGGCGATACAGATTCCTGCTATCGCAAGGTACGAAAGGACTGAGCGTGGCATTCGACCTGCCGACCCAGATCGGGTATGACTCGGACTCGCTGCTGGCATTGGGCGAGGTAGGCAAAGTCGGAGTGGCGATTGACTCGATCGAGGACATGGAACGTCTGTTCGCTGGAATTCAACTGGATGAGATCTCCACCTCGATGACGATCAATGCGACGGCATCGATCCTGCTAGCGCTTTATGTTGCCGCAGCAAAGCGTCAGAGAGCGGATGTCAAAAAGCTCTCGGGGACTGTTCAGAACGACATCCTGAAGGAATACATCGCACGGGGAACATACATCTACCCGATAAAGCACGCAATGCGATTAGTGACGGATATCTTTGCATGGGCAGCCAACGAAGTTCCGGAGTGGAATACGATCTCGATCTCCGGCTACCACATGCGTGAGGCCGGTTGTACAGCGGTGCAGGAGGTGGCATTTACGCTGACCGATGGAATGACCTATGTCCAGGCCGCGCTCGATGCCGGACTGGAGATCGACACCTTTGCTCCGCGGCTGAGCTTTTTTTTCA
This portion of the Edaphobacter sp. 4G125 genome encodes:
- a CDS encoding polyphosphate kinase 2 family protein, whose product is MKLKSPYLVKPKAKLKLSRIATGETGAFRNEGSAKTVLMEHREKLSGLQETFYASQQKALLIVLQGMDTAGKDGTISHIFSGINPQGCNVSSFKVPTPLEARHDFLWRVHAQVPPHGMIQIFNRSHYEDVLVPRVHKLIPDAKLRERAEDIVKFESMLHENDVVILKFFLHISREEQTRRLQSRIDTPDKHWKLSESDFREREFWPRYEEAYNYVIPATSRKHAPWFIIPSDHKWYRNVAISQILVEVMKSLKLKYPKPSIDPSKIQL
- the tatA gene encoding twin-arginine translocase TatA/TatE family subunit, encoding MGELFTPTHLIVLAVVVLVLFGGKKLPELGKGLGEGLRGFKEGMKGVTEEMNKPTETHATKPEETTK
- a CDS encoding acyl-CoA mutase large subunit family protein; this translates as MRQTKSKDLRFFAGDFQPQTRRSFDSLRSLRMTLLLDPASLYARQRLHFVMAKPPEKSAVKSAKTSSGIPVDVTYSAGQPADFDPAAQLGNPGEFPFTRGIQPTMYRGRLWTMRQYAGMGDAEESNRRYRFLLSQGTKGLSVAFDLPTQIGYDSDSLLALGEVGKVGVAIDSIEDMERLFAGIQLDEISTSMTINATASILLALYVAAAKRQRADVKKLSGTVQNDILKEYIARGTYIYPIKHAMRLVTDIFAWAANEVPEWNTISISGYHMREAGCTAVQEVAFTLTDGMTYVQAALDAGLEIDTFAPRLSFFFNAHNNLLEEVAKFRAARRMWARIMREHFRAKNPRSWMLRFHTQTAGSTLTAQQPENNIVRTAVQALAAVLGGTQSLHTNGFDEALALPTEQAARIALRTQQILAHESGIADTVDPLAGSYYVETLTNEIEERAEEYLTTIARFDLGGKYGMLRAIEQGYIQREIQNAAYAYQKAVDEKDAIVVGVNEFISEESTVPIQRADKSLEQRQVERVQALRARRDAGVHAVALRAVEDAARSGENLMPRIVAAVEAYATVGEIADVLRGVFGEYRETVVV
- a CDS encoding DUF2199 domain-containing protein, yielding MSTDLHTGFACTVCGQRHELPLQYSVNAPQAVLAVPPEERDRRIVMTPDQCVIDGKDFYLRGRILLPILDSAEPFVWGVWAEVSPKSFLRANELWNTPGRENEPSFPGWLNSDIFLFGSTLNLEVNIHTQPVGERPQFTISDPNHPLAIEQRNGITLERAEEIAEMILHHGEPD
- a CDS encoding DNA internalization-related competence protein ComEC/Rec2; translated protein: MRRAPLLAAACWFALGIAIARHWLPSAVLILAIVFLAIFTWLALRWAFRIAIVPVAAIWITAGFWCWQIRPVPQVQRALQPYADGLSRNVRGRVVRVRPLAPRTKSTDQDNDPAWWIEREPQAADALSVDIAVEAIEDVTPDVSRMVPMSGGVRVTILSQDHPLPTLRCGDTIEIPLRLKVPERYRDPGAWQYADYLLSQGISMHANVRANRVQAVSGGTGNLQCRLYSAQTWASERMLRFVNSTENRRLPSAMQLTEDDAGMLNAMIFGDRTRLNHSLRLGFERTGSFHLFVVSGMHVALLAGMVFWIFEKLRLHRWLSTILTLALMTIYALLTGFGAPVQRALFMTAVFLIARLLSRKGNVLNALGAAALAELVWSPGSLFEASFQMTFLAIVAIAGIAVPLGERTFLPYTRVAQRLGDLWWDPVLPPRLAQLRVMLRMWGEALAGILGHWAGSLPGIILRCLLFFAELVLIGLIAEMIMALPMAMYFHRATIFALPANILTIPIVSLLAPAAIITFCATLLSPWLALLPAAGTALLLHGIVWSIERVSRLQSADLRVPGPVWWIAAVALMIWLLCCWAVRRSRAWTWAAGIALPLVFAAILWPEKPLIHPGALEITAIDVGQGDSLLVVSPQGDAMLVDAGGPVGGLTEAAAATSTFDVGEEVVSPYLWSRRIRRLDVLVLSHAHSDHMGGMTAVMRSFHPRELWVAVDPDSEAYRALLKEAAELHVTVRHLRAGNNVEWSGTTIKVLSPQSNYTNSGDPANNDSLVMRVEYGKASVLLEGDAEAASEQAMLARGLAPITLLKVGHHGSRTSTTPEFFSALAPKDAIVSVGKNNTFGHPRMEVIERIAAGGTRLYRTDEFGLTTFLLEQSGAIRELAEPDQDVFK
- the glgC gene encoding glucose-1-phosphate adenylyltransferase, producing MKDTLGVLLAGGAGERLFPLTRDRAKPAVPFAGQYRIIDITLSNCINSDLRKVYILTQYKALSLNRHIREGWGSVVGSELGEFIEILPPMQRVSKSWYQGTADAVYQNIYSIGSEQPKYVLILSGDHIYKMNYALMLQQHQDSGADVTIATLPINPSEVSSFGVVEVARNGEVTGFIEKPKETSLRSPFNPEMVDASMGIYLFNTDVLLPELLRDADDPQSKHDFGHNILPKLLGRYKMHAYNFVDENKQKALYWRDVGTLEAYYEANMDVASVSPTFNLYDKSWPMRTRPYQYPPAKFVFGEPGRTGMAINSIVSGGSIISGAVVRNSVMSHDVRINSYADVDSSVVFSHVNIGRHCRIRHAIIDRDVHIPDGTVIGYDPQEDKKNYFVSSSGLTVVTRDYSVYENPVAPSFLQPGNS
- a CDS encoding ankyrin repeat domain-containing protein — protein: MTTVSRGIPEHPHLDVPKREARELLNQCRKGERDALERIRRRHPKFDKATDDAIVSELKLSDTQLVIAREYGLSNWTILKQRIAENTAAGALREAIRSDDRDAVMTILRASPEMLHLPVWSGNWGPPMSHAANLGRLEIIKACAELGARDYQHAFGRALLQGQVECAEWLHAHGATLAPGIIMGSCETLNVAGFKFLLDAGAAITDGHGDRMAPLALVLETYSRHPSGKHAILKLFAERGYHLPDTPIMALHRGDIARLEQHLHRNPLMLERRFSLQEIYPAECGCAPNGLSGLHWTPINGTTLLHLAIDFREREIFEWLLMHGADVNARAMVDSDGFGGHTPLFNTVVGGPGSDATMARTLLERGAERDARASLRKFLDWIADPRWYEARNVTPAEWGHGFPEKNWVNIEVLRVVDSA